CTGAGTTATCCTGAGTTTGTTTTTAAGATATGAGAGAATGACGGTACAGGCAATGTCATCGCGTGGACACTGAATGATCCCCCGTCCTAACATATATATCCAGTCTCTTCACTTGTTGTCTTCTATGTTCAGGAAAATAAAAAAACCGGTATCTTTATGAAAGTAAAAATCAATTCGCTAATATTATGCCCGGATATCACATTGCCGGTGCTCCTCCCATCATAATAAAGACGCGGATTGAGAAGGTGTTCTTATTCCTAATATAAGTTCGGCTTATATTAGGGCAGATTCTGATGACAAGAAGTTGATATCAGTCCTTTATGTGGATGATGAAGAGGAACTTCTAAATCTGGGAAAAATTTTTTTAGAACAAACCGGGGTGTTCAGAGTAGATGTTCTCACATCGGCATCAGATGCGTTGAAATTTCCGTCACTTTCAGATTATGACGCGATAATATCAGATTACCAGATGCCTGAAATAGATGGGATCTCTTTCCTGCAACAGGTCAGGAAAATTCATGGAGACATTCCGTTCATACTCTTTACTGGAAGAGGTCGTGAAGAGATTGTAATTGAAGCAATCAATAACGGGGCCGATTATTACATCCAGAAAGGCGGAGATGCCACTTCACAGTTTGCAGAACTTGGATATAAAATTAAAACCGCAGTTGGAAGAAGGCAAACTGAACTTAAACTCAGGGAATCAGAGAAAAAGTTCTCTGACATCATTGAATTCCTTCCAGATGCTACGTTCGCAATCGACCAGTCCGGTTTAGTGATAGCCTGGAACAAAGCCATTGAAGAACTCACCGGGGTATCTTCTGAAATAGTAATGGGAAAAGGAAAAGAGACTTACCGTGCCGTTTTTTATTCTACTGATCGTCCGATTCTCATCGATCTGATTGATGAGCCTGAAGAACATATCAGGAAGTATTATTCCATAATTCACCGGGAAGAGGGTTCAATAACCGCTGAAGCTGATACGACTCAGCTGAACGGAAAAGGTATTTCTATTCTAACAAAGGTCAGCAGGTTATACGATCAGTCAGGAAGGGTTTCAGGTGCCATCGAAACTATCAGGGATATCACACTTGTTAAACAGTCAGATCATGAACTGAAGAGAAGTGAGGCGAGATACCACTCTATCGTAGATGATCAGATTGAGATGATCTTCAGGGTTGTACCTGATGGAACGATCACATTCATGAACGAAGCGTTCCGCCAGTTTACATCTAATCTATCAGGGTTTGCTCCAACAGAAGGAGATAATATTAGGGATTTTCTGCGGGATACCTACGCTTTGTTTGAGAAATCTCTCTTTCCACTCAACGAAAAAAAACCGGTGCGTGAGATAGATCAGGAGATAATCCATAACGATGGGAGGAAATCCTGGAAGTTGTGGTCTGTAAAAGCACTCTTTGACCGTAATAACGGACTTTATGAATACCAGGTGGTTGGAAGAGATATCACTGACACAAAAAAAGCTGAAGAGGCCCACAGAGAGAGTGAAGAAAAATTTCACAGATTTGCAGACAATGCCAGGGATATTCTTTACAGGATGACACTTCCAGACAGAAGATTTGATTTTATAAGTAGGGCAGCAACTACACTTACCGGATATACCCCTGAAGATTTTTATGCCGATCCAAACCTCCTAAAAACTCTCATTCACCCGGATTCTGTAGATGCATTCAACAAGCGATGGGTTGAAATTCTTGAAAACCGTAGTCCTTTGAATTTTGATTTCAAGATAATTAACAGGTATGGCAGACACCGCTGGTTTAACCTGAGAAATTCCATAATCACAGGCAAGAACGGAGAACTGGTTGCACTGGAAGGGATTGTAACAGATGTATCAGAGCAGAAAGAGATCGAAAATAGACTGAGAAGAAGCGAAGAACGGTTCATTGCAGTAACACAGAATGCAGGATCATGGGTCTGGGAATTAGACCAGGATGGTGTTTACACCTATGCAAGCCCTGCAGTTTACTCAATACTCGGGTACTGGCCTGATGAACTGATTGGTAAAAAACACTTTTATGATCTCTTTGATCCAACAGTCAGAGATGAATTAAAAAATATTACAATGAGTGCCATCTCTACCTTTCAGGTTTTCAACGATCTGGTAAACTGTAACCGTCACAAGGATGGGAGACAGATTTTTCTCAAAACTAATGGCATGCCAGTTTTTGATCAAAAAGGAGTTTTTACCGGATACTGCGGTGTAGACCTGGATATCACTACCGAGAGAGAAGTAGAACAGAGACTGGTTGAGAGTGAGGCTAAATTCCGGCTTCTTGCAGAAAATATCTCTGATGTTATCTGTGTTGTAGATTTTGACAGACGGTTTACATACATCTCTCCTTCTGTTCAGTTGCTGATGGAATTTACGCCAGATGAATTACTACATAAGAAAGTAGAGGAGGTTTTAGCTCAGGATACAATCAAAAAACTGGAACCGGTTCATAAAAAGTGGATAACTGCGATTTCAGTTGGAGAGGCGACACCCGATAATGATATCATTGAGATTGAGTTAAAACACAAAGATGGTTCAACAATCTGGGCTGATATGAAAATTACGACCATCAAGGATCAGAATAAAAAGGTCACCGGATTTCTCGCAGTAATAAGGGACAATACAGAACACAGACTGGCTGAAAAAGCCCTAATAGAGAGTGAAGAAAAATTTCGATCGCTTGTTGAGAATGCAAACGATGTGGTGTTCTCAATCACACCAGATGGTGTATTCACATACATTTCACCCAAATGGTCCGAACTTCTAGGATATGATGAGAGTGAAGGTATCGGAAAACGTATGTTTGCATTTATCCACCCTGATGATATATCGCACATGCAGGAATTTGTCTCAGAAGCCATCTCAAAAGGGAGACGGATGAGCGGGAATATCTACCGGATACGCCATAAAAATGGGACATGGCAGTGGCATTCTCAAAGTATATCTCCAGTATTTAACGATGAAGGCATAGTTCTTAGTCTCCAGGGAATATGCCATGATATTACCAGACTAAAACAGAATAAAGTTGTATTGGAAAGAGCAAACCGTCAACTAAGTCTGCTAACCGGAATCACAAGGCATGATATACTCAACAAGATCACGGTAATCCTTGGTTGCGTGAGCGTTGCCCAACTGGATTGCAAAAATGAAGAAATTAACTGGATTTTAAATAAGATACGATCTGCAACAAATGACATCAAAAATCAGATTGAATTCACCAGGATATATGAAGGTCTTGGGGCACAGGAGCCACAATGGGTGGAACTGGAAACAGTTATTCCAACTACGACTATTCCATGTGAAATAACCATGAATTCTGATCTAAAAAAGATATCCATCCTTGCAGACCAGATGGTAAAAAGAGTATTTTATAATCTTCTTGACAACTCAGTCAGGCATGGACTTAAAGTGAATACCATCACGGTATCAACAAATGAAGACAAAGGAGAACTATTTGTATTATGGGAAGACAACGGGATAGGTATCCCTTTCGAAGAGAAGGAGAAGATATTTGAGCGGGGATTTGGAAAGAACACAGGCCTAGGTATGTTTCTTGCAAGGGAGATCCTATCTCTTACCGGAATTTCAATTCAGGAGACAGGAGAGCCAGGAAAAGGGGCTAGGTTTGTGATCAGGGTTCCTGGAGGAGTCTTCAGGACAAGAACGTAATAGATACCATCGCTAAAAAAGTATAATTACTCTTTTGTACTCTTTTCAGGATCACAGGTCGCTGATCCGCCTCCATACTCCATTCGGAACATGAATCTCAAACCTTACACCACTGTCTGCTTTCCCGGTTTCAACAATTGATATGCCGGTGATCTGAAGGATCTCATGAACCAGGAACATCCCAAATCCGGTATTTTTACCGAATCCTCTCGTAAATATCAGCTCTTTTTCATCATCAGCAATACCGATTCCATTATCAGAATACACCAGCACAATTCCTTTCTCTGCAATCTCAATGTTGAACGATATCTGGGTTACTTTCATACCATGCCGGAGTGAGTTCTCAATAAGATTAAAGATCACTTTCTCTAACATATTGTCTGCATATATCTCGATATTGGAGACTTCATTGGAGAATTGTACTGTTCTCTCTCTGAACTGACTGGCTGAACGTCTGAAAAGAACACCAACATCATGCCAGCCAGGCTTTGTAACCCCGACATCCTGATAATCACGGGTGAACTCTATCTGAGTCCTCATTTTCTTAAGAACAGAACTCATCATATTCAGGTATAGGGAGTTTTCCTTGTCATCCGGGTTTTCATTGATGATATGTATATACATGATAATTGAGGTCATCAGATTGAGCAGATCATGTCTGGTAATGCTTGAAAGCAGGTTCAGTTTAATGTTAGCTTCCTGAATTGCTCCTTCAAGTTTCCTCCGCTCGGTGATATCAATTCCGACAGAAATGACAGATGTTACAGTCCCGGTATCATCCCTGATTGCACGGTTGGTCCAGAGGATCCAGACAATCTCCCCGTTCTTTTTTCGGTTTGCGTTCTCACCCTGCTTGGACTTCTCTGAACTTGACTCAAGTTCATGTATAAACTGATTCGTATCTTTGTCATTCCAGGTATCTTCTGGAATTATTGTCCCAATGAGGTTCAGTCCTACCAGTTCATCGGCAGTATATCCGAAGAACCGTTCAGCATAAGGGTTGATATACGTGATAACTCCATCAGGAGTAAAGGTCACCAGAATGTTATGGATATCCTGAACCAGGTTTCTGAACTTTTCCTCGCTTTTTTGAAGTTCCTTCTCCCTGGTAGTGAGAAATTGAATATATTCCAGTAATTTTTTCTGTGTTGTACTCAGTTCCTTACTCGCTTGTTCCAGTCCTTGTGTTTTTGCCTCAACAATCATTTCAAGTTTTACACGGGACTCTGACACTTTCTGCTCTGCCTTGTGTCTCTTCTTAATTAGTATTATATGAACAGCAATGACCAACACCAGGCACATGATGAGAAAAAGGGCTAAAATTATTGTCCCGGGTTCAACAATGATGGATGCCGGCTTATTGATAACTGTTGATCCAGGAGGGAGAACGGAAGGATTTAGTCCGTATTTAACCATCTCATGATAATCAAATACAACCGGATTCGAACTATCTTTTCGAACTGGTATTTCTGATGGTGGAGTTCCTTGCAGAATCAGGTCTGCCATCAGGGCTGCATTTCTACCCTGGTCATATTGGGAGATGAGTGCTCCTCCTACAATCCCATCACCCATTCCATAATACCAGAGATGGAAAAGGGGGACATGCAGGTTCTGCTTTATAAACAGAAGGCTCTTGTCAAAATCTGTAGTAACCTGGTTTTTATCCTTAAAAGCAGAGAGGAGAAGTACTGAAGAGGACTGATTTATTGCCTGCAGTTTCTGGGCATATTCATTCCAGGTCAGGTTAGCAAGTGAAAGAACCGTTAGATTGTATCCGGGGTAGGAGGAGCGATATCCAAGAAATTTTTCAACATCTGCTTTTCCACTGATGGTATCATCAGATAAGGCAATTATCGTTCTGGCATCAGGCTGCAATTGAATCATCAGATCAATGGTCTCCTTCACAGACACTTCTTCCATTACACCGGTGATGAATGGGTTTGTTTCTGGAAGACCTACTCTGCTCTGCTCATTGATTCCAAAGAAAACAATAGGTGTGTTGTTGAATAACTCATGTTGCTTTTCGAGAACAAGATTCAGGGCACTATCATCTGCAACAAGGATGAGATCATACGCTGGAAGACGTCTGATTTTTTTGGTTAAACGCTGTGAAAACTCATTGATATCTTCAAGAGATGGAAAACGTTTGGCATCCATGAATTCAATGTCAAGGTCCACTTTTTCAGGGGAGAGAACAGACTTGACACCATCTATCTGATGAAAGACCGTGGGAAAATCTGGACTATATGAACTAATAAGAAGAATATGAGGATTGGCATGGATCTGATCCGGACTCAGATCACACAAAGACACACTAATACAGCATAACAAAACGAACGTTAGTACAAGGAGGAACACTCTGCTTTGGTTCAAATCTCTCTCCTCCTATGACAGAGGTATTCACCATATTGAGGGATAAATCTCACTGATAGCAGAGGATAATGGATAGTGACAAAGGATATAACTGGAGATGAAAATCCCTCATATTGCTGTTCATTCAAAAAATTTTGATCATAATAATCCAAGCAAATCTTCTCATAGATGAACATACATCTTCAATTATCAAGCAGGTCATTACCTGGAATCCCGTCTTTTTTTTGGGGAAAATATATAGATCTATTGGATAATTACCCAGGATGTAATATATTTGTTAAAATCTGATAGAAACACAAATAAAATCAAGAAATATATAATTTATCGGAATCCAATACCCAATTTGATGATTTCTGCTTAACTGAATTCTTGAAAAGAAAAGAGGTTAAAGAATGTGTGATATTATCTATAAGTCTTCAAGAATTAGCATTAGAGAGCATACATCAACGGATCTTTATGATTTGCATCGATTAATCTCTAATAAAGAAATAATGAATTACATTCCAA
This DNA window, taken from Methanospirillum lacunae, encodes the following:
- a CDS encoding response regulator, encoding MISVLYVDDEEELLNLGKIFLEQTGVFRVDVLTSASDALKFPSLSDYDAIISDYQMPEIDGISFLQQVRKIHGDIPFILFTGRGREEIVIEAINNGADYYIQKGGDATSQFAELGYKIKTAVGRRQTELKLRESEKKFSDIIEFLPDATFAIDQSGLVIAWNKAIEELTGVSSEIVMGKGKETYRAVFYSTDRPILIDLIDEPEEHIRKYYSIIHREEGSITAEADTTQLNGKGISILTKVSRLYDQSGRVSGAIETIRDITLVKQSDHELKRSEARYHSIVDDQIEMIFRVVPDGTITFMNEAFRQFTSNLSGFAPTEGDNIRDFLRDTYALFEKSLFPLNEKKPVREIDQEIIHNDGRKSWKLWSVKALFDRNNGLYEYQVVGRDITDTKKAEEAHRESEEKFHRFADNARDILYRMTLPDRRFDFISRAATTLTGYTPEDFYADPNLLKTLIHPDSVDAFNKRWVEILENRSPLNFDFKIINRYGRHRWFNLRNSIITGKNGELVALEGIVTDVSEQKEIENRLRRSEERFIAVTQNAGSWVWELDQDGVYTYASPAVYSILGYWPDELIGKKHFYDLFDPTVRDELKNITMSAISTFQVFNDLVNCNRHKDGRQIFLKTNGMPVFDQKGVFTGYCGVDLDITTEREVEQRLVESEAKFRLLAENISDVICVVDFDRRFTYISPSVQLLMEFTPDELLHKKVEEVLAQDTIKKLEPVHKKWITAISVGEATPDNDIIEIELKHKDGSTIWADMKITTIKDQNKKVTGFLAVIRDNTEHRLAEKALIESEEKFRSLVENANDVVFSITPDGVFTYISPKWSELLGYDESEGIGKRMFAFIHPDDISHMQEFVSEAISKGRRMSGNIYRIRHKNGTWQWHSQSISPVFNDEGIVLSLQGICHDITRLKQNKVVLERANRQLSLLTGITRHDILNKITVILGCVSVAQLDCKNEEINWILNKIRSATNDIKNQIEFTRIYEGLGAQEPQWVELETVIPTTTIPCEITMNSDLKKISILADQMVKRVFYNLLDNSVRHGLKVNTITVSTNEDKGELFVLWEDNGIGIPFEEKEKIFERGFGKNTGLGMFLAREILSLTGISIQETGEPGKGARFVIRVPGGVFRTRT
- a CDS encoding ABC transporter substrate binding protein, with amino-acid sequence MSLCDLSPDQIHANPHILLISSYSPDFPTVFHQIDGVKSVLSPEKVDLDIEFMDAKRFPSLEDINEFSQRLTKKIRRLPAYDLILVADDSALNLVLEKQHELFNNTPIVFFGINEQSRVGLPETNPFITGVMEEVSVKETIDLMIQLQPDARTIIALSDDTISGKADVEKFLGYRSSYPGYNLTVLSLANLTWNEYAQKLQAINQSSSVLLLSAFKDKNQVTTDFDKSLLFIKQNLHVPLFHLWYYGMGDGIVGGALISQYDQGRNAALMADLILQGTPPSEIPVRKDSSNPVVFDYHEMVKYGLNPSVLPPGSTVINKPASIIVEPGTIILALFLIMCLVLVIAVHIILIKKRHKAEQKVSESRVKLEMIVEAKTQGLEQASKELSTTQKKLLEYIQFLTTREKELQKSEEKFRNLVQDIHNILVTFTPDGVITYINPYAERFFGYTADELVGLNLIGTIIPEDTWNDKDTNQFIHELESSSEKSKQGENANRKKNGEIVWILWTNRAIRDDTGTVTSVISVGIDITERRKLEGAIQEANIKLNLLSSITRHDLLNLMTSIIMYIHIINENPDDKENSLYLNMMSSVLKKMRTQIEFTRDYQDVGVTKPGWHDVGVLFRRSASQFRERTVQFSNEVSNIEIYADNMLEKVIFNLIENSLRHGMKVTQISFNIEIAEKGIVLVYSDNGIGIADDEKELIFTRGFGKNTGFGMFLVHEILQITGISIVETGKADSGVRFEIHVPNGVWRRISDL